One part of the Sorangiineae bacterium MSr11954 genome encodes these proteins:
- a CDS encoding trypsin-like serine protease, translating into MKKSLLSVLLVASMTAACSFSSPSDSSAGEDTDSASQPIISGKASDSSQDSVVLLVHTQDQSHFSVCTGTLVASNLVLTARHCLSVTSDGAFGCDDKGNLSPGSKGGNVGADYRPGDISVYTGAVRPDVEKGGPQVVPANAMGKKIFHDTGKVICSHDLGLLQLDRELPQAKITPIRLDSSVKKGEKFTAIGWGVTLDAGFPKQRQARTGIVVTEVGPYAGSKTEDPVPPNDFQVGEATCQGDSGGPAFSEVTGAVIGVVSRGGNGADDSSGPSAGCIKASNDYTQTSPFKSLILQTFQAVGREPRIEEPINPGSSGGESKSGCSVGAAGSSSTPAGAGAMVALGIALAAIRRRRHG; encoded by the coding sequence ATGAAGAAGTCGCTTCTTTCCGTCTTACTCGTGGCCTCCATGACCGCCGCTTGTTCTTTCAGCTCCCCCTCGGATTCGAGCGCGGGGGAGGACACCGACTCGGCCTCCCAGCCCATCATCTCCGGCAAGGCATCCGACTCCAGCCAAGACTCGGTCGTTCTGCTCGTCCACACGCAGGACCAGTCCCACTTTTCGGTATGCACGGGGACCCTCGTAGCCTCCAATTTGGTGCTGACCGCGCGGCACTGCCTTTCGGTGACGTCCGATGGCGCCTTCGGCTGCGACGACAAAGGAAACCTGAGCCCCGGAAGCAAGGGCGGGAATGTCGGCGCCGACTACCGGCCGGGCGACATCTCCGTCTACACGGGCGCCGTCCGCCCCGATGTCGAGAAGGGCGGCCCGCAAGTCGTTCCAGCCAATGCGATGGGCAAAAAGATCTTCCATGACACCGGGAAGGTCATCTGCAGCCACGACCTCGGGCTCCTCCAGCTCGATCGCGAGCTACCGCAGGCCAAGATCACCCCCATCCGGCTCGACTCGTCCGTGAAGAAGGGGGAGAAGTTCACGGCCATCGGCTGGGGCGTCACCCTGGATGCGGGCTTCCCCAAGCAACGCCAGGCGCGCACCGGAATCGTCGTGACGGAGGTCGGCCCGTACGCGGGGAGCAAGACCGAGGATCCCGTGCCCCCCAACGACTTCCAAGTCGGCGAGGCCACCTGCCAAGGCGACAGCGGCGGTCCCGCCTTCTCCGAGGTGACCGGCGCCGTCATCGGCGTCGTCTCCCGCGGAGGCAACGGCGCCGATGATTCGTCGGGGCCATCCGCCGGGTGTATCAAAGCCTCCAACGACTACACGCAGACGTCGCCCTTCAAGTCGCTCATCCTGCAAACCTTCCAGGCCGTGGGCCGCGAACCGCGGATTGAAGAGCCCATCAACCCGGGCAGCTCCGGCGGCGAATCGAAGAGCGGGTGCTCGGTGGGAGCGGCCGGCTCGTCCTCCACCCCCGCGGGCGCCGGCGCGATGGTCGCATTGGGCATCGCCCTCGCGGCGATTCGTCGCCGCAGACACGGATAG
- a CDS encoding fibro-slime domain-containing protein, translating to MRSTFFLVLLVAACGSSGSGFDHNGGDGGGGRGNPGGDFGPGGDGGRGGGGGGDQCNHVIKATIRDFKPCTARHNENNEQDMEDCKEGSRVGHPDFEHYQGNEPTPGIVEARLGSDDKPVYVGDGPHHYPNNPDKPETTSKDAFSYWYHDKPGDGSMNNKTLTRDIPLAPTTGADGKQHFVYDNDAFFPADNAGFGNGPTFGGNATHNFAFTTEVHLKFTYKGGEVFRFIGDDDLWLFIDKKLALDLGGLHPEVGKEDQYLVSLDRLGLVQGQTYAMDLFHAERHTAASHFRIDTTIDCIENVPIH from the coding sequence ATGCGATCTACTTTCTTCCTGGTTTTGCTCGTCGCGGCGTGCGGTAGTAGCGGTTCGGGGTTCGACCACAATGGCGGGGATGGGGGAGGCGGCCGCGGCAATCCGGGTGGCGATTTCGGACCGGGCGGCGATGGTGGACGGGGTGGGGGAGGTGGCGGCGACCAATGCAACCACGTCATCAAAGCGACCATCCGCGACTTCAAGCCGTGCACGGCCCGTCACAACGAGAACAACGAGCAGGATATGGAGGATTGCAAGGAGGGCTCTCGGGTGGGCCATCCGGACTTCGAGCACTACCAAGGCAACGAGCCCACGCCGGGGATCGTCGAAGCGAGGCTCGGCTCCGATGACAAGCCGGTCTACGTGGGCGATGGGCCTCACCATTATCCCAACAATCCGGACAAGCCCGAGACGACCAGCAAAGACGCGTTCTCGTACTGGTACCACGACAAGCCCGGCGACGGCTCGATGAACAACAAGACGCTCACCCGCGATATCCCCCTCGCGCCCACGACGGGGGCGGACGGCAAACAACATTTCGTTTACGACAACGACGCCTTCTTCCCCGCCGACAATGCGGGATTTGGCAATGGCCCGACGTTCGGCGGCAACGCCACGCACAACTTCGCCTTCACGACCGAAGTGCACCTGAAGTTCACGTACAAGGGCGGCGAAGTCTTTCGGTTCATCGGCGACGACGATCTCTGGCTCTTCATCGACAAGAAGCTGGCCCTCGATCTCGGCGGCCTGCACCCCGAGGTCGGCAAGGAAGACCAATACCTCGTCAGCCTGGACCGACTGGGCCTGGTGCAAGGTCAAACGTACGCTATGGATCTCTTCCACGCCGAGCGCCACACCGCGGCCTCGCACTTCCGAATCGACACGACCATCGATTGCATCGAGAACGTGCCCATTCATTGA
- a CDS encoding helix-turn-helix transcriptional regulator: protein MSGEESSVGALLRAWRTARGKSQLTLALEAGISSRHLSFVETGRSSPSREMVLTLAETLEVPLRERNALLTAAGYAAIYRETPLDAPAMADVRDALEHILRASQPNPTLVVNRRYDILMTNEAARRLVGFFAPSWRGSPNVARMLLSHDGLRPALRNWNEVTTHVVHRTRSELAASPSRDAADEALLQELVAAEPELRRAAGAPTRPPSVLVPMTMQRGEVVVDLFTTITTLGTPLDITLQELRIETLFPADARAREALSAILAGS, encoded by the coding sequence ATGTCGGGTGAAGAAAGCTCGGTGGGCGCGCTCCTTCGAGCATGGCGAACGGCGAGGGGGAAAAGTCAGCTCACACTCGCGCTCGAGGCGGGTATTTCGTCGAGGCATCTGAGCTTCGTGGAGACGGGACGCTCCAGCCCAAGCCGCGAAATGGTGCTCACCCTGGCCGAGACGTTGGAGGTCCCTTTGCGCGAGCGAAATGCGCTGCTGACGGCCGCAGGGTACGCTGCCATTTACCGCGAGACGCCGCTCGATGCGCCGGCCATGGCCGATGTGCGCGATGCGCTCGAGCATATTTTGCGTGCAAGCCAACCCAATCCGACCCTGGTGGTCAATCGTCGCTACGACATTCTCATGACGAACGAGGCTGCGCGACGGCTGGTGGGATTTTTTGCGCCGTCGTGGCGTGGTTCCCCCAATGTGGCGCGTATGCTCCTGTCCCATGATGGGCTGCGGCCCGCGCTTCGAAACTGGAACGAGGTGACCACGCACGTGGTGCACCGAACGCGAAGTGAGCTCGCGGCGAGCCCGTCGCGCGATGCGGCCGACGAGGCGCTCCTGCAGGAGCTGGTGGCCGCCGAGCCCGAGCTGCGGCGCGCGGCGGGTGCGCCGACGCGGCCTCCGTCGGTGTTGGTTCCTATGACCATGCAGCGGGGCGAGGTGGTGGTCGATCTTTTTACGACCATCACGACATTGGGTACGCCGCTGGATATCACACTTCAGGAGCTGCGAATCGAAACGCTCTTTCCGGCCGACGCGCGGGCGCGGGAGGCGTTGTCGGCGATCCTCGCCGGGAGTTGA
- a CDS encoding ABC transporter permease, giving the protein MINLLTLAALIRKELLQVSRDKRMLAVMLVVPIVQVTVFGYAANLELTLVRTVVVDENHTRQSHELAEALVAEHTFHMRYVPSVRDAEEALRDGTATAALVIPRDFSRHLGAEDTATVQILLDGSDPSQAQSALAAFEQFIAMRAHALSLEPAPARAIAAVPSVIAEPRLLFNPGLKSRLFMVPGTAAAVLIVVTAIVTAMGLTREREVGTMEQLLVTPMSSATLMVGKTIPYAMFGLVDETVILLAGNLLFDVPIRSLGVIFLATTAYLTSTLGIGLFVATFAKTQQQAIMAGFFILLPAVLLSGFLTSVDSMPAWIQPLTWIDPMRYFVEISRSVLLRHAGLRDVLGSLGALTVIGAALLAAASWQFRRQIK; this is encoded by the coding sequence ATGATCAACCTGCTCACGCTCGCAGCCTTGATCCGGAAGGAGCTCCTCCAAGTCTCCCGCGACAAACGGATGCTGGCCGTCATGCTCGTCGTTCCGATCGTGCAGGTCACGGTCTTTGGCTACGCGGCCAACCTCGAGCTGACCCTGGTGCGGACGGTGGTGGTCGACGAGAACCACACCCGACAGAGCCACGAGCTCGCCGAGGCGCTGGTGGCCGAGCACACGTTCCACATGCGCTACGTCCCGAGTGTTCGCGACGCAGAGGAGGCGCTCCGCGATGGGACGGCGACCGCCGCGCTGGTGATCCCGCGGGACTTTTCGCGCCATCTGGGCGCAGAGGACACGGCGACGGTGCAGATCCTGCTCGACGGCTCCGATCCGTCGCAAGCGCAATCCGCGCTCGCCGCGTTCGAGCAATTCATTGCCATGCGCGCGCACGCGCTGAGCCTCGAGCCCGCGCCGGCGAGGGCGATCGCGGCGGTGCCCTCGGTGATCGCCGAGCCGCGCCTCCTGTTCAACCCGGGCCTCAAGAGTCGCCTGTTCATGGTCCCCGGAACCGCCGCCGCGGTGCTGATCGTCGTCACCGCCATCGTCACCGCCATGGGGCTGACCCGCGAGCGGGAGGTCGGGACCATGGAGCAGCTCTTGGTTACCCCGATGTCGAGCGCCACCTTGATGGTCGGCAAGACGATCCCCTACGCGATGTTCGGGCTCGTGGACGAAACGGTCATTCTGCTTGCCGGCAATCTGCTCTTCGACGTCCCGATCCGCAGCCTCGGGGTCATTTTTTTGGCCACGACCGCGTACCTGACCTCGACGTTGGGGATAGGGCTCTTCGTCGCCACCTTTGCCAAGACGCAGCAACAAGCGATCATGGCGGGGTTCTTCATTCTCCTCCCCGCCGTCCTCCTGTCGGGCTTTCTCACGTCGGTGGATTCCATGCCCGCATGGATCCAACCGCTCACCTGGATCGACCCGATGCGCTATTTCGTGGAGATCTCGCGCTCGGTCCTCCTACGGCACGCCGGACTGCGCGACGTTCTCGGGTCGCTGGGCGCGCTGACGGTCATTGGAGCGGCGCTGCTGGCGGCGGCGTCGTGGCAGTTTCGGAGGCAGATTAAGTAG
- a CDS encoding ABC transporter permease — protein MSRGGGLRRVGAMARKEWMHISRDPATLYFALAMPVILLVLFGYALSFELDHIRTSIVDHDHSRESRELVQRLFSGPTFELAGQLEREEDVEHVFRRREAVVALVIPKGFGASLGRGEVAKVQVLVDAADNITAGTTLSYMSGFMSSTNRIRVKELLGSTSERLDARMRALYNPELRSTIFLVPGLIAFIQSMMGVLLTALTVAREWERGSMEQLFATPVGRLEIIVGKLLPYFGVGLTQVLIVLTAGTWLFDVPIRGSLLLLFGISSLFLVACLGQGLLISVVTRNQMLATQIAAVTSMLPAALLSGLIIPIDNMPRILQIFTQILPARHFVSALRGVLLRDASPPSTLPDTAALALFALVMIAASTKKFPKVVA, from the coding sequence ATGAGCCGCGGCGGAGGGCTCCGGCGCGTCGGCGCCATGGCGCGCAAAGAATGGATGCACATCAGTCGCGATCCGGCGACGCTCTACTTTGCACTCGCGATGCCCGTGATTTTGCTGGTGCTGTTCGGTTATGCGCTCTCGTTCGAGCTCGACCACATCCGCACGAGCATCGTGGACCACGACCATTCCCGCGAGAGCCGAGAGCTGGTGCAGCGTCTCTTTTCGGGGCCGACGTTCGAGCTCGCGGGACAGCTCGAGCGCGAAGAAGACGTGGAGCACGTCTTCCGGCGCCGTGAGGCGGTGGTGGCCTTGGTCATTCCCAAGGGGTTCGGTGCCTCGCTCGGGCGGGGTGAGGTCGCGAAGGTGCAGGTCTTGGTCGACGCGGCGGACAACATCACGGCGGGCACCACGCTGTCGTACATGTCGGGGTTCATGAGCAGTACCAACCGCATTCGGGTGAAGGAGCTGCTCGGCTCGACCTCGGAGCGGCTCGACGCGCGAATGCGTGCACTCTACAACCCCGAGCTGCGCTCGACCATCTTCCTCGTGCCGGGGCTGATCGCGTTCATTCAATCGATGATGGGCGTGCTCCTCACAGCGTTGACCGTCGCGCGTGAATGGGAGCGCGGGAGCATGGAGCAGCTCTTCGCGACCCCGGTGGGGCGGCTCGAGATCATCGTGGGCAAGCTCCTCCCCTACTTCGGTGTGGGTCTGACGCAGGTGCTCATCGTGCTCACGGCGGGGACCTGGCTCTTCGACGTTCCCATCCGGGGCTCGCTCTTGCTCCTCTTCGGCATTTCGTCGCTCTTTCTCGTGGCGTGCCTTGGTCAGGGATTGCTCATCAGCGTGGTCACCCGAAACCAGATGCTCGCGACGCAGATCGCGGCGGTCACGTCGATGCTCCCGGCCGCGTTGCTCAGCGGTCTGATCATCCCCATCGACAACATGCCGCGGATCCTGCAGATCTTCACGCAGATCCTCCCCGCGCGGCACTTCGTGAGCGCGCTGCGCGGAGTTCTCCTTCGCGACGCCTCGCCCCCCTCCACGTTGCCCGACACCGCGGCGCTGGCGCTCTTCGCGCTGGTGATGATCGCGGCCTCCACCAAAAAATTCCCGAAGGTGGTCGCATGA
- a CDS encoding ABC transporter ATP-binding protein, whose protein sequence is MTHAIDVEGLERHFGAFKAVRGVSFHVEQGEIFGYLGANGAGKSTTIRILCGLLPPSGGKATVAGHDVGTDSEGVRLSVGYMSQKFSLYPDLTAFENLDFFGGAYRLQRAPRRRRARELMIEVGLDPDDRALTAAMPGGMRQRVALAAALLHEPRIVFLDEPTAGVDPVARRVFWRTIRRVADAGVTIFVTTHYMDEAEYCNRVGLMVDGALVALDTPSRLKETYVPGVTYEVRGERITPKWLRHLPGVTRIEPFGTGLHVGGDDTLCKEAIENELGKVGARGVSVESIQPTLEDVFLAVVTRKAPA, encoded by the coding sequence ATGACGCACGCCATCGACGTCGAAGGGCTGGAGCGCCACTTCGGCGCGTTCAAAGCCGTGCGCGGTGTATCGTTCCACGTCGAGCAGGGCGAGATTTTCGGCTACCTCGGCGCCAATGGGGCCGGCAAGTCGACCACCATCCGCATTTTGTGCGGGCTCCTTCCGCCCTCGGGCGGCAAGGCCACGGTGGCTGGGCACGACGTGGGCACGGACTCGGAGGGCGTACGGCTCTCGGTGGGCTACATGTCGCAAAAATTCTCGCTCTACCCCGATCTCACGGCGTTCGAGAACCTCGACTTTTTCGGCGGCGCCTACCGCCTGCAGAGGGCGCCCCGCCGCAGGCGTGCGCGCGAGCTCATGATCGAAGTCGGGCTCGATCCCGACGACCGCGCGCTCACCGCGGCGATGCCGGGGGGCATGCGCCAGCGGGTCGCGCTCGCGGCGGCGCTGCTTCACGAACCGCGCATCGTGTTCCTCGACGAGCCCACGGCGGGGGTCGACCCGGTGGCGCGGCGCGTCTTCTGGCGAACCATCCGCCGCGTCGCGGACGCAGGGGTCACCATCTTCGTGACGACGCATTACATGGACGAGGCCGAGTACTGCAACCGGGTGGGGCTGATGGTCGACGGCGCGCTGGTGGCCCTCGACACCCCTTCCCGTCTCAAGGAGACGTACGTGCCGGGTGTGACCTACGAAGTTCGCGGCGAGCGGATCACACCGAAATGGCTGCGCCATCTGCCGGGCGTCACCCGGATCGAACCGTTCGGTACCGGGCTTCACGTCGGCGGAGACGACACCTTGTGCAAAGAGGCTATCGAGAACGAGCTCGGAAAGGTGGGGGCGCGAGGCGTATCGGTCGAGTCGATTCAGCCCACCCTCGAAGACGTCTTTTTGGCGGTGGTGACTCGAAAGGCACCCGCATGA
- a CDS encoding ABC transporter ATP-binding protein: protein MTDDASIPLLEAQNVTKAFGEVKALAGASLRLGPGELVGLVGADGAGKTSLIRALVGLIEVDGGTVRVDGRSWKETGPSGREALGYMPQQYSLYPDLSVDENLTFFASLFGLKRKVFEERREKLLGMAQLQSARDRPAGALSGGMYKKLAVACALLHRPRALVLDEPTNGVDPVSRRELWVLLYEFVADGMGVLLATPYMDEAARCGRVVLLAQGKVLAEGEPATLVAALAHPVIELDVPSHERSRVVSSLEEHRGVLSVTPAGQHLRAVLRREHADDVRRSLRGVRVRDARPDFEDLYLALVDRPQAGGAS from the coding sequence GTGACGGACGACGCCTCCATCCCCCTGCTCGAAGCGCAGAACGTCACCAAGGCGTTCGGCGAGGTGAAGGCGCTCGCGGGTGCCTCGCTGCGTCTTGGTCCGGGGGAGCTCGTCGGGCTGGTCGGGGCCGACGGCGCCGGCAAGACGTCGCTCATTCGCGCGCTGGTGGGCCTCATCGAGGTGGACGGTGGCACCGTTCGCGTGGACGGTCGCTCTTGGAAAGAGACCGGGCCTTCGGGACGCGAGGCCTTGGGGTATATGCCGCAGCAGTACAGCCTCTACCCCGATCTCTCGGTGGACGAGAACCTCACCTTCTTCGCCTCCTTGTTCGGTTTGAAGCGCAAGGTGTTCGAGGAGCGTCGCGAGAAGCTCCTGGGCATGGCGCAGCTCCAATCCGCGCGCGACAGGCCCGCCGGCGCGCTCTCGGGCGGCATGTACAAGAAGCTCGCGGTCGCGTGTGCGCTCTTGCATCGGCCGCGCGCCCTGGTGCTCGACGAGCCGACGAACGGCGTGGACCCGGTGAGCCGGCGCGAGCTCTGGGTGCTGCTCTACGAGTTCGTGGCCGATGGAATGGGCGTGCTCCTCGCGACCCCCTACATGGACGAGGCGGCCCGCTGCGGGCGCGTTGTTCTCCTCGCGCAGGGCAAGGTGCTCGCCGAGGGGGAGCCGGCGACGCTGGTCGCCGCGCTCGCGCATCCGGTGATCGAGCTCGACGTGCCGAGCCACGAGCGAAGCCGCGTGGTCTCTTCGCTCGAAGAGCACCGGGGCGTCCTCTCGGTGACGCCGGCGGGCCAGCACCTGCGCGCCGTGCTCCGACGTGAGCATGCGGATGACGTGCGGCGCTCGCTGCGCGGCGTTCGCGTCCGCGATGCTCGGCCCGACTTCGAAGATTTGTACCTAGCCTTGGTGGACCGCCCGCAGGCCGGAGGAGCGTCATGA
- a CDS encoding HlyD family efflux transporter periplasmic adaptor subunit, whose amino-acid sequence MVAALGAVALIGALAWRVHAQKAALQRPSGGSATVEGIEVEVSTKIAGRIREVTVQSGDRVRRSQVIARLDCMDQEANLRAAQAQLQVALSQVGVAEAQSVDARNNAAVAASRTASARAEGLSVEAANEQAAREADRTFRLRNEGAVAAVEWEKTDTQRRQTEAQHKAALAALQTTMLSARSAESAAAAAKTKVDAAKAAVDTAKAELARAEIHVSECTLLAPRDAIVTDRLLEPGAVVGQGTRVVQTIDLSTAKLVFFLPNAELGRAGIGARAEVRVDAYPGRVFQGRVQRIASEAEFTPRNVQTREDRDRLVYAVEVHVDNPDTALRAGMPADIVLPESVP is encoded by the coding sequence ATGGTGGCAGCATTAGGAGCGGTCGCACTCATCGGGGCGCTTGCATGGCGGGTGCATGCGCAAAAGGCGGCACTTCAGCGACCCTCTGGAGGTTCCGCGACCGTCGAGGGAATCGAGGTCGAGGTCAGCACCAAGATCGCCGGACGCATCCGTGAGGTAACCGTGCAGTCGGGCGACCGCGTAAGGCGTTCGCAGGTGATCGCGCGACTCGATTGCATGGACCAGGAGGCTAACCTTCGCGCTGCTCAAGCGCAACTTCAGGTCGCGCTGTCTCAGGTCGGAGTGGCAGAGGCACAATCGGTCGATGCTCGCAACAACGCTGCGGTTGCGGCATCGCGCACGGCATCGGCGCGCGCGGAGGGGCTTTCGGTCGAGGCCGCGAACGAACAGGCCGCGCGCGAGGCGGATCGGACCTTTCGACTGCGGAACGAAGGCGCGGTCGCCGCGGTGGAGTGGGAAAAAACCGATACGCAGCGCCGGCAGACCGAGGCACAACACAAGGCCGCGCTCGCAGCGCTCCAGACCACGATGCTCTCGGCACGAAGCGCCGAGAGCGCCGCGGCAGCGGCGAAAACGAAGGTGGATGCGGCGAAGGCTGCCGTGGACACGGCCAAAGCCGAGCTGGCGCGGGCCGAGATCCATGTGAGCGAGTGCACCCTCCTCGCACCACGCGATGCGATCGTCACGGACCGGTTGCTCGAACCCGGCGCGGTGGTCGGACAGGGGACGCGGGTCGTTCAGACCATCGATCTTTCCACGGCCAAGCTCGTCTTTTTCCTGCCCAACGCCGAGCTCGGGCGCGCCGGAATCGGTGCGCGCGCCGAGGTGCGGGTCGATGCCTACCCCGGGCGCGTTTTTCAAGGCCGCGTGCAGCGTATCGCCAGCGAAGCCGAGTTTACCCCGCGCAATGTGCAGACGCGGGAGGACCGCGATCGGCTCGTGTACGCCGTCGAGGTGCACGTCGACAATCCCGACACGGCGCTGCGGGCGGGGATGCCCGCCGACATCGTTCTGCCGGAGTCGGTGCCGTGA
- a CDS encoding TetR family transcriptional regulator, which yields MNSINETRQRILAAALELFAERGFTATTTAALAQRAGVAEKTLFSQFKSKERLFEETLSPAVLEMVAPEIFSSLTETISVPWERLDDFLRAVMANRVEFAKLHRSKLKLIFQELLLRPELFQRFLERGQRDLFPKFVQLAEHFERLGELRPMPKGPLLRMIISMMAGYLATRSILMPEDTWDDASEIGMMVAVLTDGLRPRVRPKAGERLATPAPSRAERIPTPPPMRAERIATPAPSRAERIPTPPPMRAERIATPAPSRADRIVTPPPSKRRR from the coding sequence GTGAACTCCATCAACGAGACCCGTCAGCGCATTCTCGCCGCCGCCCTCGAGCTCTTTGCGGAGCGCGGTTTTACGGCCACCACCACCGCCGCGCTCGCGCAGCGCGCGGGGGTCGCCGAAAAGACCTTGTTCTCACAATTCAAAAGTAAGGAGCGTCTCTTCGAGGAGACGCTCAGCCCCGCGGTGCTCGAGATGGTGGCGCCGGAGATCTTCTCGAGCCTCACGGAGACCATCTCCGTCCCTTGGGAGCGCCTCGACGACTTCTTGCGCGCGGTCATGGCCAATCGGGTGGAGTTCGCGAAGCTGCATCGCAGCAAGCTGAAACTGATCTTCCAGGAGCTGCTCCTGCGCCCCGAGCTCTTTCAGCGGTTCCTCGAGCGGGGCCAGCGCGATCTCTTTCCGAAGTTCGTTCAATTGGCCGAGCACTTCGAACGGCTGGGCGAGCTTCGTCCCATGCCCAAAGGGCCGTTGCTGCGCATGATCATCTCGATGATGGCCGGCTACTTGGCCACGCGCAGCATCCTGATGCCCGAGGACACGTGGGACGATGCGAGCGAGATCGGCATGATGGTCGCGGTCCTCACCGACGGCCTGCGCCCGCGCGTGCGCCCCAAGGCCGGCGAACGCCTCGCCACCCCTGCGCCCTCGCGCGCCGAGCGGATCCCCACGCCCCCACCGATGCGCGCGGAGCGCATCGCGACCCCTGCGCCCTCGCGCGCGGAGCGGATCCCGACGCCCCCGCCGATGCGCGCGGAACGCATCGCGACCCCTGCGCCATCGCGTGCGGACCGAATCGTCACCCCACCGCCATCGAAGCGACGTCGCTAG
- the tuf gene encoding elongation factor Tu yields MAKEKFNRSKPHVNVGTIGHIDHGKTTLTAALVKVQSTKGLAKVISYADIAKGGTVRDATKTVTIAASHVEYESATRHYAHVDCPGHADYIKNMITGAAQMDGAILVVSALDSVMPQTREHVLLARQVGLNHIVVALNKCDAVDDPEMLDLVEMEVRELLTKNKFDGDNAAVVKVASFPALNGEQKWVDSIGELIDALDKQIPEPVRDTDKPFLLAVEDVFSIKGRGTVATGRIERGVIKVGENVEIIGFRDSRTVAVTGVEMFRKLLDQGQAGDNVGLLLRGIERNEIERGQILCKPGSVTPHKKFMGEVYVLKKEEGGRHTPFFTNYRPQFYMRTTDVTGTCELPEGTKMVMPGDNVTMSISLITPVGLEEQMRFAIREGGRTVGAGIVTKIIE; encoded by the coding sequence ATGGCGAAAGAGAAATTCAACCGAAGCAAGCCCCACGTGAACGTCGGTACGATCGGCCACATCGACCACGGCAAGACGACTTTGACTGCCGCGCTCGTCAAGGTTCAGTCGACGAAGGGTCTGGCCAAGGTCATCAGCTACGCCGACATCGCCAAGGGCGGCACGGTTCGCGACGCGACGAAGACGGTGACCATCGCCGCCTCGCACGTCGAGTACGAGAGCGCCACGCGCCACTACGCCCACGTCGACTGTCCCGGCCACGCCGACTACATCAAGAACATGATCACGGGCGCCGCGCAGATGGACGGCGCGATCCTGGTGGTCAGCGCGTTGGACTCGGTCATGCCGCAGACGCGTGAGCACGTCCTTCTGGCCCGCCAGGTCGGTTTGAACCACATCGTCGTGGCGCTCAACAAGTGCGACGCGGTCGACGACCCCGAAATGCTCGACCTGGTCGAGATGGAAGTCCGCGAGCTTCTGACGAAGAACAAGTTCGACGGCGACAACGCGGCGGTCGTGAAAGTTGCTTCGTTCCCGGCCCTCAATGGCGAGCAGAAGTGGGTCGATTCGATCGGCGAGCTGATCGATGCCTTGGACAAGCAGATCCCGGAGCCGGTCCGCGACACGGACAAGCCGTTCCTGCTCGCGGTCGAGGACGTGTTCTCGATCAAGGGGCGCGGCACGGTGGCCACGGGCCGCATCGAGCGCGGGGTGATCAAGGTCGGCGAGAACGTCGAAATCATCGGCTTCCGCGACTCGCGCACGGTGGCGGTCACCGGCGTCGAGATGTTCCGTAAGCTGCTCGATCAAGGGCAAGCCGGCGATAACGTTGGGCTTTTGCTGCGCGGCATCGAGCGCAACGAGATCGAGCGCGGGCAGATTCTCTGCAAGCCGGGCTCGGTGACGCCGCACAAGAAGTTCATGGGCGAGGTGTACGTCCTGAAGAAGGAAGAGGGCGGCCGTCACACGCCGTTCTTCACCAACTACCGCCCGCAGTTCTACATGCGCACCACGGACGTCACGGGCACCTGCGAGTTGCCCGAAGGTACCAAGATGGTCATGCCGGGTGACAATGTCACCATGAGCATCAGCCTCATCACGCCGGTTGGTCTCGAAGAGCAAATGCGCTTCGCCATCCGCGAAGGCGGCCGTACCGTTGGGGCCGGTATCGTCACAAAGATCATCGAGTAG
- the rpmG gene encoding 50S ribosomal protein L33, with translation MGARVTVTLVCTECSSRNYRTSRRVEHKGQIELKKFCPSCKRHTVHKETK, from the coding sequence ATGGGGGCGCGCGTCACCGTGACGCTCGTTTGCACGGAGTGTTCGTCTCGAAATTACCGAACGAGCCGCAGGGTGGAGCACAAGGGGCAGATTGAGCTGAAAAAATTCTGCCCCTCGTGCAAGCGGCACACGGTTCATAAAGAAACGAAGTAG